Proteins encoded together in one uncultured Desulfosarcina sp. window:
- the zupT gene encoding zinc transporter ZupT has translation MTSVWMALGLTLFAGLATGIGSMVAFTAKRTNYRFLSVATGFSAGVMLYVSFVEIFYKGVDALTTRYGDYWGHWVNAASFFGGMLLIGLIDNLIPAPENPHETPSEAETAPLHDSSAPVPESYSCGAGDECLAVEQLHEDEARHKKLMRMGLFTALAIAIHNFPEGLATFLAALQDPALGVAIAVAIALHNIPEGISVSVPIFYATGDRKKAFVLSFLSGLAEPVGAGVAYLVMRLFIGGDTVAVPPQLMGVLFGGVAGIMVYISLDELLPTSRAYGKGHDSLLGLVAGMLVMALSLLLMR, from the coding sequence ATGACGAGCGTATGGATGGCTCTGGGGCTCACCCTGTTTGCGGGCCTGGCGACGGGCATCGGAAGCATGGTGGCGTTTACCGCCAAGCGAACCAACTATCGTTTTCTTTCCGTTGCCACGGGCTTTTCGGCCGGCGTCATGCTGTATGTTTCTTTCGTGGAGATCTTTTACAAAGGGGTCGATGCCCTGACGACCCGCTACGGCGATTATTGGGGCCACTGGGTGAACGCGGCCTCCTTTTTCGGCGGGATGCTGCTGATCGGTCTGATCGACAACCTGATACCAGCCCCCGAAAACCCCCATGAAACCCCTTCCGAGGCAGAAACAGCCCCCCTTCACGATTCTTCCGCCCCCGTGCCCGAATCCTATTCCTGCGGGGCCGGCGACGAATGCCTGGCGGTGGAACAGTTGCACGAGGATGAGGCGCGCCACAAAAAACTGATGCGTATGGGCCTGTTCACGGCCCTGGCCATCGCCATTCACAATTTTCCCGAGGGGCTGGCCACCTTTCTGGCGGCGTTGCAGGACCCGGCTTTAGGGGTTGCCATCGCCGTGGCCATTGCGCTGCACAACATTCCTGAAGGCATCAGCGTATCCGTTCCGATATTTTACGCCACCGGAGACAGGAAAAAGGCCTTTGTTTTATCCTTTCTCAGCGGCCTGGCCGAGCCGGTGGGTGCCGGCGTCGCCTACCTGGTGATGCGCCTGTTCATCGGAGGCGATACGGTGGCTGTTCCCCCCCAATTGATGGGGGTGCTGTTCGGCGGCGTTGCCGGCATCATGGTCTACATCAGTCTCGACGAGCTTTTGCCTACCAGCCGGGCCTACGGCAAGGGCCATGACAGCCTGCTGGGGCTCGTGGCGGGAATGCTGGTCATGGCTCTGAGCCTGCTGCTCATGCGATAG
- a CDS encoding SufD family Fe-S cluster assembly protein: protein MPELEKNASLEVDLRDYTFDGANAPDLPDLSQVSEADRQQLRMAGVDIDEADRSGTFLQFDQSRVHCRTKNPDVEILGIEAALEKYQGLPEYYWKALDPDKDDFTRQTAKEIHGGYFIRTKKGATIQHPVQSCLYIKGKDVAQAVHNVVVVEEDSEVHIITGCATAHGVQSALHLGISEFYVKKNGRLTFTMVHNWGEQVAVRPRTAVHVEENGVFVSNYILLKPVRTVQSYPAVYLNGPGGLARFNSVIVAPEGSHVDTGNKIVLNAPNTRGEIISKTITTGGTIIARGFIGGHAVPARGHLECKGLILGKGVIHAIPELVGSVPGVELSHEAAVGKIAREEIEYLMARGLDEEEATSTIVRGFLNVDIMGLPQELKESIEKTIRDSEKDMF from the coding sequence ATGCCTGAATTAGAGAAAAATGCTTCGCTGGAGGTAGATCTTCGCGATTACACGTTCGATGGCGCCAATGCTCCGGACTTGCCCGACCTGAGCCAGGTCAGCGAGGCCGACCGGCAGCAGCTGCGTATGGCCGGGGTGGACATTGACGAGGCCGATCGCAGTGGTACCTTTCTCCAGTTCGACCAGAGCCGGGTCCATTGCCGGACCAAGAATCCCGATGTGGAAATTCTCGGCATCGAGGCGGCTTTGGAGAAATACCAGGGCCTGCCGGAGTACTACTGGAAGGCCCTGGATCCGGACAAGGACGATTTTACCCGCCAGACCGCCAAAGAGATCCACGGCGGCTATTTTATTCGCACCAAAAAAGGAGCCACGATCCAGCACCCGGTTCAGTCCTGTCTGTATATCAAGGGCAAGGATGTGGCCCAGGCCGTCCACAATGTCGTTGTGGTCGAGGAGGACTCGGAGGTGCACATAATCACCGGCTGCGCCACGGCCCACGGGGTGCAGTCCGCCCTGCACCTGGGAATCTCCGAGTTCTATGTGAAAAAAAACGGGCGACTGACCTTCACCATGGTCCACAACTGGGGCGAGCAGGTGGCTGTGCGGCCTAGAACCGCGGTCCACGTGGAGGAGAATGGGGTTTTTGTCAGCAACTACATCCTTTTGAAACCGGTCCGGACCGTGCAGTCCTATCCGGCAGTCTATCTCAACGGCCCCGGCGGGCTGGCGCGCTTCAACTCGGTGATCGTGGCCCCGGAAGGGTCCCACGTGGACACGGGCAACAAAATTGTGCTCAACGCCCCGAACACCCGGGGAGAAATCATTTCCAAAACCATCACCACCGGCGGGACGATCATCGCCCGGGGCTTCATCGGCGGCCATGCCGTGCCGGCCAGGGGTCATCTGGAGTGCAAAGGGCTGATTTTGGGGAAGGGCGTCATCCATGCCATTCCCGAGCTGGTCGGTTCGGTGCCGGGGGTGGAGCTGTCCCATGAAGCGGCCGTGGGCAAGATTGCCAGAGAGGAGATCGAATACCTCATGGCCCGAGGCCTGGACGAGGAAGAGGCCACCTCCACCATTGTCCGGGGATTTCTCAATGTGGACATCATGGGGCTGCCCCAGGAACTAAAGGAGAGCATCGAGAAAACCATCCGCGACAGTGAAAAGGATATGTTTTAA
- a CDS encoding ABC transporter ATP-binding protein — MLKIDNLHVRVGGREVLKGIDLKIEEGETFILFGPNGSGKTTLLMTLMGFSGYEVTRGTIHFRGQDITGMPTFERSRLGLAMSFQRPPTIYGLKTRHLVQMCARDRDVDIVHMARQVNFEPFLDRDVNAGFSGGEIKRSELLQLMAQDPSLVLFDEPESGVDLENMKLIGGVVRKLLQGGIEPREDTSMKELKAKVRTSGLIITHTGYILDYINADRGHVMYDGVLCCQARPRDILEHISKFGYKECVRCLN, encoded by the coding sequence ATGCTGAAGATCGACAACCTCCATGTTCGTGTCGGCGGCCGGGAGGTCCTCAAAGGGATCGATCTGAAGATCGAGGAAGGCGAGACGTTTATCCTGTTTGGTCCCAACGGTTCAGGCAAGACCACCCTGCTGATGACTCTGATGGGATTTTCCGGCTATGAGGTGACCCGCGGGACTATCCATTTTCGCGGCCAGGACATCACCGGCATGCCCACTTTCGAGCGCTCCCGGTTAGGGTTGGCCATGTCCTTTCAGCGGCCGCCGACCATCTACGGCCTGAAAACGCGCCATCTCGTACAGATGTGCGCCCGCGACCGGGACGTGGACATCGTCCACATGGCCCGGCAGGTCAATTTCGAGCCGTTTCTCGACCGCGACGTCAATGCGGGCTTTTCCGGCGGGGAGATCAAGCGCTCCGAACTGCTTCAACTCATGGCCCAGGACCCCAGCCTGGTCCTTTTCGACGAGCCCGAGTCCGGCGTGGATCTGGAGAATATGAAGCTCATCGGCGGGGTCGTCCGCAAGCTTTTGCAGGGTGGGATCGAGCCCCGCGAAGACACCTCCATGAAGGAACTCAAGGCCAAAGTCAGGACCTCAGGGCTGATTATCACCCATACCGGGTACATCCTGGATTACATTAACGCCGACCGGGGGCATGTGATGTACGACGGCGTCCTCTGCTGCCAGGCCCGGCCTAGGGACATTCTGGAACACATCTCCAAATTCGGTTACAAGGAGTGCGTGCGATGCCTGAATTAG
- a CDS encoding NUDIX hydrolase — protein MKIIDSTVVTKSQFATMVAVNYEDRRGNRKRWHMVTREEQPKCITGKIRHPDATIIVPYHRHEDKLVVIKEFRVPVGGYQYGFPAGLLDPGEDLAATAARELHEETGLDLVRVYRQSPAIFSSAGITDEAISMVFAEVQGVPTTHRNGDSEDIEVFLLYREEVRDLLQRTDIVFGARAWLVMDAYIRMGSGYLTGG, from the coding sequence ATGAAAATTATCGATTCCACTGTTGTCACCAAAAGCCAATTCGCCACCATGGTTGCGGTGAATTACGAAGACCGCCGGGGCAACCGCAAACGCTGGCACATGGTCACGCGGGAAGAACAGCCCAAATGCATCACCGGCAAGATCCGGCATCCCGATGCGACGATTATCGTTCCGTACCATCGGCATGAAGACAAGCTGGTGGTCATCAAGGAGTTCCGCGTGCCTGTGGGCGGCTACCAGTACGGATTCCCCGCCGGACTGCTGGACCCGGGCGAGGATCTGGCGGCCACCGCGGCCAGGGAACTGCATGAGGAGACCGGTCTGGACCTGGTGCGTGTCTACCGCCAAAGTCCCGCCATTTTTTCCTCTGCGGGAATTACCGACGAGGCCATTTCCATGGTTTTCGCCGAAGTTCAAGGCGTACCCACCACCCACCGCAACGGGGATTCCGAGGACATCGAGGTCTTCCTGCTGTATCGGGAGGAGGTGCGGGATCTGCTGCAGCGCACGGACATCGTTTTCGGTGCGCGGGCCTGGCTGGTGATGGACGCCTATATACGCATGGGCAGCGGGTATCTGACCGGCGGCTGA
- a CDS encoding DnaJ domain-containing protein — MNKGLIYLIGAILYVLFPRDLVPDFLAGWGWLDDAVVLYFLWRYYRRQRLLRQSANRSDQTGHTVDDRQSRTGDANPYAVLEIEPGASKEEIKAAYRRLAAQYHPDKVQHLGRDIQELAETRFKEIQQAYDTLMKQA, encoded by the coding sequence ATGAATAAAGGCCTGATCTACCTTATCGGAGCGATACTTTACGTGCTGTTCCCGCGCGACCTGGTGCCGGATTTTCTGGCCGGGTGGGGCTGGCTGGACGACGCGGTGGTGCTCTACTTTCTCTGGCGCTACTACCGCCGCCAGCGTCTGCTGAGACAGTCCGCCAACCGTTCCGATCAAACCGGGCATACGGTCGATGACCGCCAATCCCGCACAGGCGATGCCAATCCGTATGCAGTGCTGGAAATCGAACCGGGCGCTTCCAAAGAGGAGATCAAGGCCGCCTACCGCCGCCTGGCCGCCCAGTACCATCCGGACAAGGTTCAGCATCTGGGCCGGGATATTCAGGAACTGGCCGAAACGCGCTTCAAGGAGATCCAGCAGGCGTACGATACCCTCATGAAACAAGCGTAA
- a CDS encoding YaiI/YqxD family protein — MAAPTQSLGVRYAFACENGTTMLHIFIDADACPVKNEVYRVAGRYQLKVILVANNWMRIPGDPRITLKVVGGGFDAADDWIVEQVGTDDIVVTADIVLAGRCLEKGALVLGTTGKPFTEDNIGDAIAVRDLLENLRGAGEQTGGPRPMTPRDRSLFLQKFDDMIQSIRRR; from the coding sequence ATGGCTGCTCCCACGCAGAGCCTGGGAGTGAGATATGCGTTTGCCTGCGAGAACGGAACCACCATGTTACATATTTTTATTGACGCCGACGCGTGCCCGGTAAAAAACGAGGTTTATCGCGTCGCCGGCCGATATCAACTGAAGGTCATCCTGGTCGCGAACAACTGGATGCGGATTCCCGGCGATCCGAGGATCACCCTGAAGGTGGTGGGCGGCGGCTTCGACGCGGCCGACGATTGGATTGTGGAACAGGTCGGAACCGACGATATCGTGGTCACCGCCGACATCGTGCTGGCCGGCCGATGCCTGGAAAAAGGCGCGCTGGTTTTGGGGACAACGGGAAAGCCGTTTACCGAAGACAATATCGGCGATGCCATCGCGGTTCGTGATTTGCTGGAAAATCTTCGTGGTGCCGGCGAACAAACGGGCGGCCCGCGACCCATGACTCCGCGGGATCGGTCCCTTTTCCTGCAGAAGTTTGACGACATGATCCAGTCCATTCGACGTCGGTAA